The sequence CCTCCTTAATTTCTGCTTCCACAAATTGTGCTTGAGGATTGTTTTTTAGCTTGCACACTTTTGTAACATGACCTGCTTGTTCGCAATTTCCATGGATTGCAGCAGGTCTCCATCAACAAAAATTCTCCAAGTGTTTTCTTTTTACAGTGTCTGCAAGGAGGATAattaccttttccttttttgttttgtgcAAAAAGCCACTCTCAGTGACATTGTCTTGTCTAAAGGCTCTTCTTTGCTCTTGTGCTTGAAAAGCACTAATTAGTTTTTCAACAGAGATAGTAGAGAGATCTTTAGGCTCTTCTAGAGATGGGATTTTAGACTCGAATCTCTCCGGAATTGTCACAAGAATTTTTTCTACTATTCTTTCATCTTTGAAATCTTTGCCAAGCAACCTAATTTTATTGCCAAGCAAAGAAATCTTAACAAAATATTTAGCAATAGTTTCATCCTCTTGCATCCTAAGTGattcaaaattctttttcaaattcaaaatttgcatttgTCTAACTCGGTCACttccttgatatttttttttaagtttttcccAAGCTTCATTTGCCGTCTCACAAGcaatgattttagaaaaaatcgAATCCGCAACTGAATTTTGAATTACAGttttggctttgaatttttttagcttttcATCTGTATGAGATTTAATCTGAGCAACGATAGGATTTTCAGGGAGTGGTTGTAATGGTGTATCTTCCGCTACAACTTCCCATAGATCATAGTCTTGAAGATATGATTTCATTTTCACTGATCAAATTTGGTAGTTTTCGCCAGTGAAAATTTTTGGGGCATTCAATGAGAGACTGTTACTTGACATCTTTTTAGTTGAAAATAGTCCTACGCTTTGAAAATAAGTACAGTTGAAAATGGTAGCCCTGACGAGTTAAAATGGGTAGCCCTGACGGGTTAAAAAGGTAGCCCTTACAGGTTAAAAATGATATGGTAGCGCTTTGGAAGAACTCACAGATTCCGAAAGATCAATGAGGCTCTTGATACCactgttgttttttttttaaaaagatgggGCAACAAAAAGGGCTTAAAATGGCTCTAAATGGATTGAAATCTTTCAATAGCTTTCAATGATTTTTCTTAAGCATAAGAGGGCTTTAAATAGCCAACTTACAAAGAAAATcagcataaattcaaaataacctAAAATATCTCAACTAACTAAACAAACTAACAACCTAGTTAAAATTCAGATTTATCCTAaatctaaataatttattttactaaaaactaGTGCAGTAACTTAAAGCAATTTCCAACACTTGCGTCATATGATATTGAAACAATTTCAACNNNNNNNNNNNNNNNNNNNNNNNNNNNNNNNNNNNNNNNNNNNNNNNNNNNNNNNNNNNNNNNNNNNNNNNNNNNNNNNNNNNNNNNNNNNNNNNNNNNNNNNNNNNNNNNNNNNNNNNNNNNNNNNNNNNNNNNNNNNNNNNNNNNNNNNNNNNNNNNNNNNNNNNNNNNNNNNNNNNNNNNNNNNNNNNNNNNNNNNNNNNNNNNNNNNNNNNNNNNNNNNNNNNNNNNNNNNNNNNNNNNNNNNNNNNNNNNNNNNNNNNNNNNNNNNNNNNNNNNNNNNNNNNNNNNNNNNNNNNNNNNNNNNNNNNNNNNNNNNNNNNNNNNNNNNNNNNNNNNNNNNNNNNNNNNNNNNNNNNNNNNNNNNNNNNNNNNNNNNNNNNNNNNNNNNNNNNNNNNNNNNNNNNNNNNNNNNNNNNNNNNNNNNNNNNNNNNNNNNNNNNNNNNNNNNNNNNNNNNNNNNNNNNNNNNNNNNNNNNNNNNNNNNNNNNNNNNNNNNNNNNNNNNNNNNNNNNNNNNNNNNNNNNNNNNNNNNNNNNNNNNNNNNNNNNNNNNNNNNNNNNNNNNNNNNNNNNNNNNNNNNNNNNNNNNNNNNNNNNNNNNNNNNNNNNNNNNNNNNNNNNNNNNNNNNNNNNNNNNNNNNNNNNNNNNNNNNNNNNNNNNNNNNNNNNNNNNNNNNNNNNNNNNNNNNNNNNNNNNNNNNNNNNNNNNNNNNNNNNNNNNNNNNNNNNNNNNNNNNNNNNNNNNNNNNNNNNNNNNNNNNNNNNNNNNNNNNNNNNNNNNNNNNNNNNNNNNNNNNNNNNNNNNNNNNNNNNNNNNNNNNNNNNNNNNNNNNNNNNNNNNNNNNNNNNNNNNNNNNNNNNNNNNNNNNNNNNNNNNNNNNNNNNNNNNNNNNNNNNNNNNNNNNNNNNNNNNNNNNNNNNNNNNNNNNNNNNNNNNNNNNNNNNNNNNNNNNNNNNNNNNNNNNNNNNNNNNNNNNNNNNNNNNNNNNNNNNNNNNNNNNNNNNNNNNNNNNNNNNNNNNNNNNNNNNNNNNNNNNNNNNNNNNNNNNNNNNNNNNNNNNNNNNNNNNNNNNNNNNNNNNNNNNNNNNNNNNNNNNNNNNNNNNNNNNNNNNNNNNNNNNNNNNNNNNNNNNNNNNNNNNNNNNNNNNNNNNNNNNNNNNNNNNNNNNNNNNNNNNNNNNNNNNNNNNNNNNNNNNNNNNNNNNNNNNNNNNNNNNNNNNNNNNNNNNNNNNNNNNNNNNNNNNNNNNNNNNNNNNNNNNNNNNNNNNNNNNNNNNNNNNNNNNNNNNNNNNNNNNNNNNNNNNNNNNNNNNNNNNNNNNNNNNNNNNNNNNNNNNNNNNNNNNNNNNNNNNNNNNNNNNNNNNNNNNNNNNNNNNNNNNNNNNNNNNNNNNNNNNNNNNNNNNNNNNNNNNNNNNNNNNNNNNNNNNNNNNNNNNNNNNNNNNNNNNNNNNNNNNNNNNNNNNNNNNNNNNNNNNNNNNNNNNNNNNNNNNNNNNNNNNNNNNNNNNNNNNNNNNNNNNNNNNNNNNNNNNNNNNNNNNNNNNNNNNNNNNNNNNNNNNNNNNNNNNNNNNNNNNNNNNNNNNNNNNNNNNNNNNNNNNNNNNNNNNNNNNNNNNNNNNNNNNNNNNNNNNNNNNNNNNNNNNNNNNNNNNNNNNNNNNNNNNNNNNNNNNNNNNNNNNNNNNNNNNNNNNNNNNNNNNNNNNNNNNNNNNNNNNNNNNNNNNNNNNNNNNNNNNNNNNNNNNNNNNNNNNNNNNNNNNNNNNNNNNNNNNNNNNNNNNNNNNNNNNNNNNNNNNNNNNNNNNNNNNNNNNNNNNNNNNNNNNNNNNNNNNNNNNNNNNNNNNNNNNNNNNNNNNNNNNNNNNNNNNNNNNNNNNNNNNNNNNNNNNNNNNNNNNNNNNNNNNNNNNNNNNNNNNNNNNNNNNNNNNNNNNNNNNNNNNNNNNNNNNNNNNNNNNNNNNNNNNNNNNNNNNNNNNNNNNNNNNNNNNNNNNNNNNNNNNNNNNNNNNNNNNNNNNNNNNNNNNNNNNNNNNNNNNNNNNNNNNNNNNNNNNNNNNNNNNNNNNNNNNNNNNNNNNNNNNNNNNNNNNNNNNNNNNNNNNNNNNNNNNNNNNNNNNNNNNNNNNNNNNNNNNNNNNNNNNNNNNNNNNNNNNNNNNNNNNNNNNNNNNNNNNNNNNNNNNNNNNNNNNNNNNNNNNNNNNNNNNNNNNNNNNNNNNNNNNNNNNNNNNNNNNNNNNNNNNNNNNNNNNNNNNNNNNNNNNNNNNNNNNNNNNNNNNNNNNNNNNNNNNNNNNNNNNNNNNNNNNNNNNNNNNNNNNNNNNNNNNNNNNNNNNNNNNNNNNNNNNNNNNNNNNNNNNNNNNNNNNNNNNNNNNNNNNNNNNNNNNNNNNNNNNNNNNNNNNNNNNNNNNNNNNNNNNNNNNNNNNNNNNNNNNNNNNNNNNNNNNNNNNNNNNNNNNNNNNNNNNNNNNNNNNNNNNNNNNNNNNNNNNNNNNNNNNNNNNNNNNNNNNNNNNNNNNNNNNNNNNNNNNNNNNNNNNNNNNNNNNNNNNNNNNNNNNNNNNNNNNNNNNNNNNNNNNNNNNNNNNNNNNNNNNNNNNNNNNNNNNNNNNNNNNNNNNNNNNNNNNNNNNNNNNNNNNNNNNNNNNNNNNNNNNNNNNNNNNNNNNNNNNNNNNNNNNNNNNNNNNNNNNNNNNNNNNNNNNNNNNNNNNNNNNNNNNNNNNNNNNNNNNNNNNNNNNNNNNNNNNNNNNNNNNNNNNNNNNNNNNNNNNNNNNNNNNNNNNNNNNNNNNNNNNNNNNNNNNNNNNNNNNNNNNNNNNNNNNNNNNNNNNNNNNNNNNNNNNNNNNNNNNNNNNNNNNNNNNNNNNNNNNNNNNNNNNNNNNNNNNNNNNNNNNNNNNNNNNNNNNNNNNNNNNNNNNNNNNNNNNNNNNNNNNNNNNNNNNNNNNNNNNNNNNNNNNNNNNNNNNNNNNNNNNNNNNNNNNNNNNNNNNNNNNNNNNNACAGCTGATGACTGGAAAGCTCAGAAGGAATTGTTTTATCAAAAAACCGGCAGTCGTCATCAGCCTGTCATAGTCTCACATCAAGATGCGCGAGAAGAGAAGGAGAAGTTCTCCCAACAAGACGTAGCTGAAGAGCAGGACGACAATGAAGACTTCAGTAAGGAACTTGAAGAAGTGTTGTTATCTGCACAGAACGACTGATATCGAAGAATAGGGAGAAGTTGTATAAAACtagtttgtatttcagaaaatggCAGTGTTTTGGAATGTTTAGCTGTAAATCAAGTATTTTTCTTAAGACGTGCTCATTTCTTGCCCCCAGTATAGTGACCGCTTCCATGTTTTTCCTGAATTTCATCAGTTCTTAGCTCAGATGGCTTGTTCATCCATCTTCATTCTGTAAGTGATTTTTAGCTCTGGTGCacagtgggatctggggagggtaaaatgtacgcagttcataccactacctccggaaggtagcaaggctgttttcgatagacccccggctcaggacaaagAATAATtagtaaattcataataaagcatgaaacacgTTGGAACAATAAAAATGATGCACCCACACAGTCGAACCCTATACCAACAAATCAAAGGCACCCTCACCCACAATACCCCCACCCCAAAGCTTTCTAGCTTCCGACTACGGCTCACCCGCAggcactaaccttctactcttATCCGCGTCTTCCACACCTTCCTATTTAGGgccatgtcctctgtaagctgtaactgttccatgtcccgtctaatcacttccctccaatatttcttcggcctacccctatcTCGCTTGAAACCATCgaaagctagtctctcacacctacgaactaggGCCTCCGCGTCCCTCCTActcacatgtccgaaccatctcaatcgaacttttcgcatcttgtcctccatcgaagccacttcaaccttctcccaaataatctcattcctaaccctatcacttctagtaagaccacacatccaatgcaacatccgcatttttgtcatcttcaatttttggatatggGCGTTCTTtattggccaacactccgctccatataacATGGCTGGATGAACTGCCACTctgtaaaattttcctttaagtttgagcggcaccttcttatcacacaacactcccgaggctagcctccacttcatccaacctgccccaatccgatgggagatatcctcatcaatctcaccattttccTGAATCaaggacccgagatacttaaaactatcccttcTACACACCACCTGAGAGTCCAACCTTACTACCAACttgtcctcctgcctcaagttaTTATACTTACATTTcatatactctgtcttgctcctactctgtcttgctcctactcaacctgaaccctttagactcaagtgtttatctccaaacctccaatttatcattcacacctccccgcgtctcatcaatcaacactacatcatcctCAAAAAGCATGCACCAAGGCACTTCACCTTGAATACGCCGCattaaaacatccatcaccaaagcaaacagaaaagggctaagagtcgatccctgatgcaaccctgtcaggATCGAAAAATGCTCAAAATCTCcttccgccgtcctcacctgggtcttagctccttcatacatgtccttaatcgattTGATGTAAGCCACCGGGACctcactcacctccaagcatctccaaagaaccttcctaGGAACTTTGTCATATGTCTTCTTCAAGTCGATAAATACCATGTGGAGATCCTTCTTcttttccctatactgctccaccagtcttcgcaccaggtgaattgcctccgtcgttgAGCGATTGGGCATAAagccaaactggttctccgaaatagacactatcttcctcaacctccgttttaccactctctcccaaatctttatagtatgactcaacaacttaatacccctgtagttgttgcaactctggatgtcacccttgtttttatatagaggaatcatggtgctccacctccacgcctcagGCATTTTTGCAGctttgaaaatttcattaaacaaatCGGTCAATCACCTTAAACCAGCCCTGCCaacaaacttccaaaaatccacagggATCTCGTCTAGCCCTGTCGCCCTACCCCTCCGCATTCTGCAAATAGCCTCACTGACCTTCTCCACCTTAAAACGCCTACAATACCTGAAATCGCAACACctctctgagtgctccagctcccctagcACAATGTCTCTGTCTCCCTCATCATTCAGAAGTAtttgaaaatacgactgccatcttctCTTAATATGAGCGTCCTCCACCAGCACACcatcccccttaatgcacttcacttagtctaggtcacgaccctttctctctctcgccttagcaagcctatacaaccttttttccccACCTCGCTCCTCCAACCcagcatacaagctctcaaaagttgtcgtcttagcagccgtaactgctaacttagcctttttcctagctaaccTGTACTCTTCCCTACTAGCCCGCTTATTCTCTTCATCcgtactctcaaccaacttagcatacgcccccttcttagtctccactttcttctttacttcttcattccaccaccaatcccatTGCCGCTAACTGACCCGGcccctcgagacacccaacaTCTTTCTAGCTGTCTCTCTAATACACCTAGCAGCCCTATCCCATATACCATCCACGCCGCTCCTACATTCCCACACCTCCATCTCCGCCACCTTCTCCTCTATCTCCAACGCACTAACCAGAGTCAAGCCCCCCAATTAATTCTAGGACGCCCCTCCCTTTCCTTCCTCTTCCTATCTTTTTTTAAGTCCAAATCCATTACCAGAAGCCTGTGATGAGACGAAaggttctcactcgggatgactttacagtccttgcACAGCACCCTAGCCCCCTTTCGAAGCAACAGAAAATCAATCTGCGTCTTAGCTATTGCGCTTCGAAAGGTGtccaggtgatcctccttcttcgaaaagctcGAATTTACTACTATCAACCCAAAGACCCTCACAAAATCCAATAAAACAACTCCATAATCATTTCTCTCCGTAAAACTATAACCCTCATGCATATCGCCATAGCCCCCCGGTACCATCCCGATGTGaccattgaaatcccctgctacaacaatttTTTCAGAGCGAGGCACGCCTTGTACCACCtcgtccaaagcctcccaaaaccgcttcttctcctcttcgtccAAGCCCACCTGAGGCGCATAAAAACTACACACGTTCAAAGTACACCCCCCAATGACTAACTTAATCGTCATCAGCCTATCGTTAACCCTCTTAATCTCCACTACTTGCCCTCTaagttcttcatctactaagatgcctactccattcctacgcctatCACTCCccgagtaccaaagcttgtaaccatccacatccctggCCTTAGACcttacccacttggtctcctgaacacacgcaatactaatcctcctctttctaagaatcttcatcAGCTCTATTGACTTACCCTGAAGAGTTTCTATGTTCCAAGACCCCACCCTCACCCTATCTATACTAGTAACACGTCTACCTTTACCACCCTTCACTCTACACCACACCCCGACCTAACACCATATTTTGCCCCCAGTCCCAAACTAGTCCTCCCCTCTTCCCCCACCCAAACACCCGTCCCCAGGCCCAAACCCTTCGGACATGACCCTACCCTGTCATCGACGCCCAAAGCCACCcttcaagaaaaacaaacaaagcaagaaacaaaactaaactacGATAGAAACAAAAACTAAATATTAGGAAATATAGGGCACACGAATGGCCTATCACCAAAGACaacaaaaccaataataaaaGCAGTGCAAGATAGGACAACGGATAATCCGAACAAATTAAAcgcaagtcaagatatagaagaTAATATAATACTTAATATGGAGAATGAAATAGCAAAGGTTAGAAGTTATCGGGTTACGTTTGTAGAACAAGTCTTCTTTTTCTGTATGGTATATTGGACCCCAGCAAACGGATGCAGAAACTGATCGCCGGGGTACTATCGCCGGAGCTTTGCTGGAGTGCCGCCGAAATCAAATCTGGTATCGTTGGAATTCGAGCTAGTCGAAACCAGCCTCAGCTTCAGATGTGCCTGCGAAATCAGTCTCTTCTGACCGGATCTGAGCACTACCTATGTCGCCGGAGTCGCGCGGCCGGTGACCTGCCCCAGTGATCTCGCCGGTCATCAACTTCGGTGAGGATGTGATGAATTAGAGGTGAGGAAAGACGGAGGCGGCGTCCGGGGTTGCTGTTTGTTGTCGCGTTGAGTTCACCGGAGAGGGAGGGATAACGGAGGCGGCGTGATGGTGGCAGCATGACCGCGTGTGGATCTGGGTGATGGAGATGGGCGATGGCTTGGAGGCGTGGGTGGTTTGACGGTTGTTGCTGTTGGTCGACGGAGAGGACGATCGGAGAAGCCAACGAAATTTTATCGACGATGTCGAGAGAGGGAAAAGCTGGTGAGGTGACTGGTGGTTGGTCGGTGGCTTCTCTTTTGCCTTGTATTGAACAACACACCTCATATATTTCCACAAGTGGGATCTGGGAGGGTGGAAGTATGCAGATCTTATCCCATCCCTACTGGACTACTTTTGTTGGGTAGAGCTTGTTTTTGATAGAAGTCTTCTTATATTGAACATTCTAGAAATGGGACACGCAGATCAAAAGTTATTCTTTTTATTTCCCAAATTTCTCTCCACGTTGCATGTAagatgttaaaattttttgtcatcAAAGTTGCCAACTAATGATTTCTCACAGGGATTTACTTTTCTACTAGAAGTAACGTAAATgcatcaaaaaaatttatatcgCCAATACATAAAACTTTTCCACTCTCAATTAGAATCGAActattaagagaaaaaaatatcaaatcccCCCTCAACTTGTTAGTAAAACTTACTTTAGATTTTAAACTAATCAGACAATTATTTACCATCTTATgaactttaaagtgtattattttccCTCCTTAATGGTTAATGtggcaaaaataataataaaagcgCATTTTAGtggaaaaaaagtataaaaagatTTTAATGGGGTCCACTTTAATATCtttaaacattaatttttttctttcttcctcacactccaccacccccatttcttcttcttctttacaaatCTAAACACATAGAGAGATGGGATCCATTATTGTAGTGCAGTGCTTGCACCCAAAACAAtttcaagaagaaaaaaaagaaaacacaaactcaacaaatacaaatttcaaacatcatgatttaatttCACAACAAACACAAATTCAATCGTAAAAACACAAATTCAACCGTAAAAAAAAGGTGAAACAAGCAGATGAAAAACATCAATCATCATCTTCCTTACACCTTTTCTTCAACCTTCTAGAACATTCATCTAAcgaaaaatagtttttcaaattcAATATGGAAGAACCCGAATCATGATCCGATTTCATCTCTCTTTTTTTAGGACAGAAAATCTCACATCCTTTTCGCTTATTCCTCATCAATCAATCACAattagccaaaacttactttagttACAGTGATTTAGTAAAAAATAGATGGTTCgaagatgaaagaaaaaatggGTGGGGGTtggaaaagaagaaggagaggggGTTGGCGAGGTGGGGGTTGGAGGGATGatctaaaaaagaaagaaaaaaaaggaggagGAAGGAGGGGGGAGGAGGACTGAGTAGGGTGGGGGGTGAGGGTAAGGGCTTAAGGAGGCGAAAATAGAGAAGGGCGGGGTAGGCAGTGTGGGTGGGTGGgtgtaaagaagaaagaaatggaGGTGGGGGGtgcttttttaatttaatatatataaacgtgtgtgtatatatatatatatatatatatatatatatatatatatatatatatatatttatataaataaattagtgcatagatattttttatttttaaaaaatatatatatatataatgtgttgGGGATTaacttttttagaaaaatagtaatttcttacATGGCAATAACGTGCCATTGACGTGACGTTGATGTGtaggagagtgtaacacactctctgtgtgagagtggtattcagttttagggATGAAATTAatatactttaaagatgttaaggggagTAAATAAACAAAAGTTTAGTTTAAggtctaaaataagttttggtaACAAGTTCAGGGGAGAAAAAATGTCTTTTCTCAactattaaaaatgatttatctaTTTCGTCT comes from Capsicum annuum cultivar UCD-10X-F1 chromosome 2, UCD10Xv1.1, whole genome shotgun sequence and encodes:
- the LOC124896223 gene encoding craniofacial development protein 2-like is translated as MLPPSRRLRYPSLSGELNATTNSNPGRRLRLSSPLIHHILTEVDDRRDHWGRSPAARLRRHRVALGVDDRETKWVRSKARDVDGYKLWYSGSDRRRNGVGILVDEELRGQVVEIKRVNDRLMTIKLVIGGCTLNVCSFYAPQVGLDEEEKKRFWEALDEVVQGVPRSEKIVVAGDFNGHIGMVPGGYGDMHEGYSFTERNDYGVVLLDFVRVFGLIVVNSSFSKKEDHLDTFRSAIAKTQIDFLLLRKGARVLCKDCKVIPSENLSSHHRLLIEEKVAEMEVWECRSGVDGIWDRAARCIRETARKMLGVSRGRDAHIKRRWQSYFQILLNDEGDRDIVLGELEHSERCCDFRYCRRFKVEKVSEAICRMRRGRATGLDEIPVDFWKFVGRAGLR